TATCGGTGATGATTGCTGTGGGCATGCTGGCCATCACCAAAGGCGGCGATCTGTTCACAGATAGCTCAGTAGAAATTGCGCGCATGACGCGCATCCCGCCGGTGATTGTGGGCGCGACGATTGTCAGCACGGCGACTTCGTTTCCTGAGTTCATGGTTTCCCTGACAGGGACGCTGGCCGGTTCTGCAGAGTTCGCTGTCGGCAACGCGATCGGATCGTGTTTGTGCAACATCGGCCTGATCGTCGGCGTATGCGCGGTCACTCGAGGATTTCTGGCAAAGCGCCGTGGGCTGAAGCCCGGAATTGCGGCTGACCGGTCGATGCTTAAAGGCCCCGGAATGTTCATGCTGGGATCCACCTCGCTGCTGGTTTTGTTCAGCATGTTTGCCGCCGGAGGAGCCGAGCTGAATGACTCTGCCACGCGATTTGGGCTCGCCCGGTGGCAGGCTGTGATCTTGTTTGCCGGTATGTTTTGGTACCTGGCGTATTCTATTCGAGCCGCCCGGTTGGCTCGCTATGAATCGTCGCTGGTTGCAGATGCCGAACCTCACATCGTCACACCGCTGGAAATCGTGAAAGCGTCCGCCATGTTTCTGCTGGCGACGGCCGTTGTCGTCATCGGCAGCCGCATGCTGGTTTGCAACGGCGAAGCCATTGCGCTGCGAATGGGCGTTCCCAAACTGGTTTTGGGGCTGACCTTATTTGCGGTTGGCACGTCACTGCCGGAATTCACAATTTCACTGATTGCCGTGTTGAAAGGTCACGAAGCGCTTGGGCTGGGCAATATCATCGGTTCGAACGTGATGAACATCTGCTGGGTGTTGGCATCATGTGCTTTGGTGACTCCGCTGCCAATTGATATTCAAACCGTCATCGTCGATCTACCGGTCACTTTGCTGCTAACGGTGCTGTTGCTGGTACTGCCGTGGAAGTCTGAACGGATCAGCACCGCAGCCGGGTGGCTGCTGCTGCTGATTTATGGAGCTCACCTTGTTGGCGTGACGGTCCATGGCGTCGCGGGTTAGTTGCCATCATATTTCTGGCGG
This DNA window, taken from Fuerstiella marisgermanici, encodes the following:
- a CDS encoding calcium/sodium antiporter; translated protein: MPFEIPFAVHYVSLLIGSDPATTMWGLSVMIAVGMLAITKGGDLFTDSSVEIARMTRIPPVIVGATIVSTATSFPEFMVSLTGTLAGSAEFAVGNAIGSCLCNIGLIVGVCAVTRGFLAKRRGLKPGIAADRSMLKGPGMFMLGSTSLLVLFSMFAAGGAELNDSATRFGLARWQAVILFAGMFWYLAYSIRAARLARYESSLVADAEPHIVTPLEIVKASAMFLLATAVVVIGSRMLVCNGEAIALRMGVPKLVLGLTLFAVGTSLPEFTISLIAVLKGHEALGLGNIIGSNVMNICWVLASCALVTPLPIDIQTVIVDLPVTLLLTVLLLVLPWKSERISTAAGWLLLLIYGAHLVGVTVHGVAG